The region AGCGTTGTCGCAGAGGGACAACAGGCCGCGCGAACCCTGGACGACGACACGACGACGCTCCTCGCGGGGTTGGGAAGCCGGATCGCCGCCGTGCTCGACGGGCCGCAGGACATCGAATGGGCCGTCGCGGGCGACAAGGTGTGGATCGTGCAATCGCGGCCGATCACAGCCTCACTGCCTGCGATCCCCCGTTCCGATGCGGTCATGCCCTCGTCGGCGTTGCGAGGAACGCCCGGTTCCCACGGGGTCGTCACCGCGACCGCGCGCATCGTGCGCGGCCCGTCGGACTTCCAGACCGTCCGCTCCGGCGAGGTGGTGGTCTGCCGGTACACCGACCCGGCGTGGACGCCGCTGTTCACCATCGCCTCCGGTGTCGTGACCGAGACGGGCGGTTCGCTATCGCATGCCGCGATCGTCGCCCGGGAGTACGGAATCCCCGCCGTGCTCCGCGTCGCGGACGCCACGACCCGCATCCGGAACGGTGACCGGATCGCCCTCGACGGAACAGCCGGAACCGTGACCGTCCTCTGACCCCGACCGCCACCCCGAGGAAGGAGACCGGGAGTCGTACTCGCCGTGCGCACTCCCGATGTGTCCTATGGCAACCAGGTACCTCTACATCGCCAGACACGGCGACGCCGACGCTTTCGGCAACCTCACCGACACCGGCCGAGAACAGGCCAGGCTGCTGGGCAAGCGCTTGGCGCACCTGCCCATCACCGCCGTCTGGCACTCACCACTGCCGCGAGCCGCCGACAGTGCGCAGCAGCTCACCATCTTCCTCAACGGAAACACACCCGTGGCCGAGGCCCCGGAACTCATCGACCACGTGCCCTACGTGCCGCCCGTCGAAGAGACGCCCCGACCGTGGATACCGTTCTTCGACGGCTACGAACCCGAGGAGGCCACCGCCGGGAACAAGATCGCCCAAGCGCTCACCGCGAGGTTCGCCACCGCGCCCGAAGGCGGCACGGACGTGCACGAGGTGCTCATCACGCACGCCTACCCCATCGCCTGGCTCATCCGCGACGCCCTCGACGCGCCGCCCGTGCGGTGGCTCAGCCTCAACAGCGCCAACACCGCGCTCACGGTCATCGAGTACCGACCCGGCATCCCGCCCGCCATCGCCATGGTCAACGACATGGGCCACCTCCGCCCCGACCTCCGCTGGACGGGCTTCCCCCCGACCGTGCGCCCCTGACCGTGCGTCCCTGACCGTACGTCCGCAACCGTGCGCCCCTGACCGAGCGTCGCGGCCTTGGCGGTCAGCCGGGGATCCTGCCGAACAGGTGGGTGGCGGGGGCGTCCGGGTCGTCGCCGTAGAAGAACTCGGCGAGCGCCCGGTGGAACTCGGCGCGGTCCAGCCCGCCGGAGCCGTCCTGGTCCAGCGCTTCGAAGACCGCGGCGGAGTCCTCAAGGGACACGTTGCCCGCCAGGCCGAAGATCTCCCCGAACTCCGCCTGGTCGACCCTGTTGTCGCCGTCGAGGTCGATCAGGTCGAAGTAGCAGTCGGCCACCGGCCCGACCTGCTGCGGGTACCGGGCGGGATCGGCCAGCGCCCGCTGGAACCCCTCGGTCATCTCGCGCAGGTCGACCTTCCCGTCACCGTCGGAGTCCATCGGCTCGATCACGCTGGCCCAGAAGGCGTCCAGCCCTTCGGTCAGCCGGTGGGCGGTCGCGGACCCCGACGCGGCACCACGGGCCGCGATGTAGCGCTCGCCCATCAACCGGACGTCCTGGCGGGTGATCACCCCGTCGCCGTCGACGTCCGCGCCCCTGAACCACTGGCGATACTTGAGATCTCGAACTCCAGTCACGGCCACGCCAGGTAGTCAACCGACACGTGGTGTCCAGCGGTGCCGCCAAGAGGGGGACTGGATCAGTCGTTCGGGTGGTGCCGACGCCGTCCACGTGGCGGTGCACGTCAGCTGGGCGGCACGAGCTTCGGTGGTGCGAAGGCGAGCACGTCGGGAAGGGTGCCTTCGTAGCGCTCGACATCGACCAGCGCGCTGAGGGCACTCGGTCCTTGGGACAGGCGCGAGCACGGCCGATCCGCCGTGAGGACGTTCGGGTTGCCGTGGCGGTCCAGCGTTCCGCTCGAACCGGGCTCGACCGGGTCCCACCACGCTCCCGTGGACAGTTGCACGACGCCCGGCATGAGGTCGTCCGACAGGACCGCGCCCGCGAGACAGCCACCTCGGTCGTTGAAGACGCGCACGATCATGCCGTCCGCGATGCCGCGCGACGCGGCGTCCGACGAGTTGATGGTCACCGGCTCACGACCACGGACCTTCGAACCGAGGCTGTGGCCGCCGTTGTCGTACTGGCTGTGCAGGCGGGTGGCGGGCTGGTTCGAGATGAGGTGCAGCGGGAACCGGTCCGACAGGTCGGCGCGCAGCCACTCCGCCGGTTCGAACCACTTCGGGTGGCCGGCGCAGTCGTCGT is a window of Saccharothrix espanaensis DSM 44229 DNA encoding:
- a CDS encoding histidine phosphatase family protein, producing the protein MATRYLYIARHGDADAFGNLTDTGREQARLLGKRLAHLPITAVWHSPLPRAADSAQQLTIFLNGNTPVAEAPELIDHVPYVPPVEETPRPWIPFFDGYEPEEATAGNKIAQALTARFATAPEGGTDVHEVLITHAYPIAWLIRDALDAPPVRWLSLNSANTALTVIEYRPGIPPAIAMVNDMGHLRPDLRWTGFPPTVRP
- a CDS encoding EF-hand domain-containing protein, whose product is MAVTGVRDLKYRQWFRGADVDGDGVITRQDVRLMGERYIAARGAASGSATAHRLTEGLDAFWASVIEPMDSDGDGKVDLREMTEGFQRALADPARYPQQVGPVADCYFDLIDLDGDNRVDQAEFGEIFGLAGNVSLEDSAAVFEALDQDGSGGLDRAEFHRALAEFFYGDDPDAPATHLFGRIPG